From the genome of Thermococcus sp. M39, one region includes:
- the treT gene encoding trehalose synthase: protein MFEVKELKEKTIDEYSSIVGGNVIEMIKRKAEKLEGSSIANVNSTAYGGGVAEILHNLIPLMRSLGIDARWFVIEGTDEFFKVTKSFHNALQGNKELKLTEEMKKLYLSVNEKNSKDFDLSVFDYVVVHDPQPAPLIEFYEKKKPWIWRCHIDLSDPNIEFWGFLRQFVEKYDRYIFHMPEYAQSDLDKNKVVIMPPSIDPLSEKNIELKESEILKILEKFDVDPDRPKITQVARFDPWKGVFDAIEVYRKVKEKIPDVQLLLVSAMAHDDPEGWIYFEKVLRKVGEDYDVKILTNLIGVHAKEVNAFQRASDVVLQMSTREGFGLTVSEAMWKEKPVIGRAVGGIRLQVVDGETGFLIKTVDEAAEKALYLLKHPEVAEKMGKKAKERVKENFLITKHLERYLDLFSSFIQQ, encoded by the coding sequence ATGTTCGAAGTCAAGGAGCTTAAGGAAAAAACAATTGATGAGTACTCTAGTATTGTTGGAGGAAATGTAATAGAAATGATAAAGAGAAAAGCTGAGAAACTTGAAGGATCATCTATTGCGAATGTAAATTCAACAGCTTATGGTGGAGGAGTTGCTGAGATACTTCATAACTTGATACCTTTGATGAGAAGTCTTGGGATTGATGCCAGATGGTTTGTGATTGAAGGAACAGATGAATTTTTCAAAGTTACCAAGTCTTTCCACAATGCTTTGCAGGGAAATAAAGAGCTTAAGCTCACAGAGGAAATGAAGAAGCTTTACCTTAGCGTCAATGAAAAGAACTCAAAGGATTTTGATTTGAGTGTTTTTGACTATGTTGTTGTTCACGATCCACAGCCAGCTCCTTTAATAGAGTTCTATGAGAAAAAGAAGCCCTGGATTTGGCGCTGTCATATTGATTTAAGCGATCCAAACATAGAATTCTGGGGCTTCCTAAGACAGTTTGTTGAAAAATACGATCGCTATATCTTTCATATGCCGGAATATGCACAGAGCGACCTCGATAAAAACAAAGTTGTTATAATGCCGCCTTCAATAGACCCTCTTAGTGAAAAGAACATTGAACTAAAGGAGAGCGAAATTCTAAAAATCTTGGAAAAGTTTGATGTAGACCCAGACAGACCCAAGATAACCCAAGTTGCAAGATTTGATCCATGGAAGGGAGTATTTGATGCAATTGAAGTTTACAGAAAAGTTAAGGAGAAAATACCTGACGTTCAACTTTTACTTGTCAGTGCAATGGCACATGATGATCCAGAAGGATGGATATATTTTGAGAAAGTTCTCAGAAAAGTTGGAGAGGATTATGATGTAAAAATCCTCACAAATCTCATTGGCGTTCATGCTAAGGAAGTAAACGCCTTCCAGAGAGCAAGTGACGTTGTTCTTCAGATGTCAACAAGAGAGGGCTTTGGATTAACAGTCAGCGAGGCAATGTGGAAAGAGAAGCCAGTGATAGGCAGGGCAGTAGGTGGAATTAGGCTACAAGTAGTTGATGGTGAAACGGGATTTTTAATTAAGACAGTTGACGAAGCAGCAGAAAAAGCACTTTATTTGCTTAAACATCCAGAAGTTGCAGAGAAAATGGGTAAGAAAGCTAAGGAAAGGGTTAAGGAGAACTTCCTAATAACAAAGCATTTAGAAAGGTATTTAGACCTTTTTAGCTCATTTATTCAACAGTGA
- a CDS encoding ABC transporter substrate-binding protein, with protein MRRNVKKLALLLSLLLLGVVIAGCISQKETTSPSPTTTEKPTEVKPVEVIVYGQWGGSEGEAFMKAVEEFNKAHKDIQIKYVQQSKLRDAVLSELAAGSPNFDIAILPWPALIKELGQKGQLEDLTPIVNKYSGQIMQNLLDPVNLNGVYYGIPIKAWAKPGIWYNVHVFKDNNLEPPKTLDELKQVCDVLKSKGIQPLASGAADKWPLSDVFEAVLLRVGGPELHQKLMKHEVSWTDPQVLEVFKIISDLLKQGCYGDPKVAIGEKWEAQVARLGKGEVAMYFMGNWINLMLQSEGYKPGVDYDLIPFPKINDVPQAIVAGGDWVIVPKNAPHKEAALKVAEWFAGPEYQEIMVRGKGYLAPNLAVPKEAYDPADYRVVEIMKDSIVVPDLDDNVPSGFQPVIWDALFRLWANPDDYQKIAEELEKQAKDYYTS; from the coding sequence ATGAGACGTAATGTTAAAAAATTGGCATTGTTGTTGAGTTTGCTTTTGCTTGGTGTAGTCATTGCAGGGTGTATTTCCCAAAAGGAGACAACTTCACCAAGCCCTACAACAACAGAAAAACCCACAGAGGTTAAGCCTGTTGAAGTAATAGTCTATGGTCAGTGGGGTGGTAGTGAAGGAGAGGCATTTATGAAAGCTGTTGAAGAGTTTAACAAAGCTCATAAAGACATACAAATTAAATATGTTCAGCAATCAAAACTTAGAGATGCTGTTTTAAGCGAATTAGCTGCTGGTTCACCTAACTTTGATATTGCAATTCTCCCATGGCCCGCCTTGATAAAGGAACTTGGCCAAAAAGGCCAGCTTGAGGATCTAACTCCAATCGTAAACAAGTATTCTGGACAAATTATGCAAAACCTCCTTGATCCAGTTAATCTGAATGGCGTTTACTATGGAATCCCAATTAAAGCATGGGCAAAGCCCGGAATTTGGTACAATGTTCATGTCTTTAAGGACAACAACCTTGAGCCTCCAAAGACTCTAGACGAACTCAAACAAGTATGTGATGTATTGAAGAGCAAAGGAATCCAACCTCTGGCAAGCGGTGCCGCTGATAAGTGGCCATTGAGTGATGTCTTTGAAGCTGTTCTCCTTAGAGTTGGTGGTCCAGAACTTCACCAAAAGCTCATGAAGCACGAGGTTTCTTGGACAGATCCACAGGTTCTCGAGGTATTTAAGATTATAAGCGACCTCCTCAAGCAAGGTTGCTATGGCGACCCCAAAGTTGCAATTGGTGAGAAGTGGGAAGCTCAAGTGGCAAGATTAGGAAAGGGAGAAGTTGCCATGTACTTCATGGGCAACTGGATCAACTTAATGCTCCAGAGCGAAGGATATAAGCCTGGTGTTGATTATGACTTAATACCATTCCCGAAGATTAATGACGTTCCACAAGCAATTGTTGCTGGTGGTGACTGGGTTATAGTTCCAAAGAATGCTCCGCACAAAGAGGCAGCATTGAAGGTTGCAGAATGGTTTGCAGGACCAGAATACCAAGAGATAATGGTAAGGGGGAAAGGCTACCTTGCTCCAAACTTAGCAGTTCCAAAAGAGGCATATGATCCAGCAGACTACAGAGTAGTTGAGATTATGAAAGATTCTATAGTGGTTCCTGATCTAGACGACAACGTACCGAGTGGATTCCAGCCGGTCATTTGGGACGCACTCTTTAGGTTATGGGCAAATCCCGATGACTACCAGAAGATTGCTGAAGAGTTAGAGAAGCAGGCAAAAGATTATTATACGAGCTGA
- a CDS encoding carbohydrate ABC transporter permease has product MGGRKDYLTKDFFILMTPAFILLFIFIVYPILNTFYLGFFKWDGFTPPEFVGLQNYEKMLDYELFRTSIKNNAFLFITFLPLTTLSGLGFSILLHNKEVVGRNVLRGIVMLGMVMPLTVVGIVWMLLLDPRSGIVNKVLELLGGSPRAWIQDPSTAIYFVLLGSLWAWLGFSTTVFLAGLEGIDREILEAAIIDGANPWQKFRYVILPLLKPALIVVTTMSSIYILKVFDLIFVLSGESIPLYLSVLAYLVYYEAFFRYRWGFAAAVATFLTVAVFVFSIGMLKRMIQERREV; this is encoded by the coding sequence ATGGGCGGACGGAAGGATTATCTAACTAAAGATTTTTTTATCCTGATGACGCCCGCCTTTATACTCCTTTTTATTTTTATCGTGTATCCAATATTGAATACATTTTACCTAGGCTTCTTTAAGTGGGATGGATTTACACCTCCTGAGTTTGTTGGCTTACAGAATTATGAAAAGATGCTCGATTATGAGCTGTTCCGGACTTCAATCAAGAATAATGCTTTCTTATTCATAACTTTCTTACCACTCACAACCCTCTCAGGTTTGGGATTCTCAATACTCCTTCACAATAAAGAAGTCGTTGGGAGAAATGTTCTGAGAGGTATTGTTATGCTCGGAATGGTCATGCCTTTAACCGTTGTTGGTATAGTTTGGATGCTACTCTTGGATCCACGTTCTGGAATTGTTAACAAAGTCCTTGAACTTCTGGGGGGCTCTCCAAGAGCATGGATACAAGACCCCTCAACTGCAATATATTTTGTTCTGTTAGGTTCTCTCTGGGCTTGGTTAGGTTTTTCAACTACGGTATTTCTTGCTGGACTTGAGGGAATTGACAGAGAAATACTCGAAGCAGCCATAATTGATGGTGCAAATCCATGGCAGAAATTCAGATATGTCATTTTACCTCTTTTAAAGCCAGCTCTAATAGTAGTTACCACAATGAGCTCAATATATATCTTAAAGGTCTTCGATTTGATATTCGTTCTCTCAGGTGAATCTATACCACTCTATCTATCGGTGTTGGCATATTTAGTATACTACGAAGCATTCTTCAGATATAGATGGGGCTTTGCAGCCGCTGTAGCGACTTTCCTAACAGTAGCAGTCTTCGTATTTTCAATTGGAATGCTTAAGAGAATGAT